From Woronichinia naegeliana WA131, the proteins below share one genomic window:
- a CDS encoding ATP-binding protein has protein sequence MSQEHLPDTVLKFLDELVLAKTGQNLDYFQKIILEGTFDGQKYADIAKEFHVSESHIRDKASELWKILGEILGENISKSNIRAVLEKSQFYNHVSSGRDFVSFNNIHICTNNSSPIEKSSEPVSNPNTPLIDLGNAPDIYRFYGRLQELETLETYIIQNKYRLITILGLKGMGKTTLAIKLIENIKSNFKYIIYRDLTFCPSLDETLTNILKLIDAQMPVAQKLESKLNLLLATIKKHKLLIILDDLQNLFSPNQLAGNYQSDYKDYQRFFKLVAEVNHQSCLILLSQEKPIDITFTEAKHKLVKALVLSGLKEKSIEIFQDYHLLDEQKWIELINLYQGNPLWLKLTSSLIQELFLGKVNQFLQHENPILGEALRQVLAEELQRLTQSEKIIMTELAKFNCPVYLKEILHQSSLPVADSLNAIHSLVRRAMLTTEQENEEIILHLNLVLKAYCISSVAIE, from the coding sequence ATGTCTCAAGAACATTTACCTGATACTGTTCTAAAGTTTTTAGATGAGTTGGTTTTAGCGAAAACAGGACAAAATCTAGACTATTTTCAAAAGATAATTCTTGAAGGTACTTTCGATGGACAAAAATACGCGGATATTGCCAAAGAATTTCATGTGAGTGAAAGTCATATTCGGGATAAGGCTTCGGAATTATGGAAAATCTTAGGCGAAATTTTAGGAGAAAATATTAGTAAATCAAATATCCGAGCAGTCTTAGAGAAATCCCAATTTTATAATCATGTTTCATCTGGTAGAGATTTTGTTTCTTTTAATAATATTCATATCTGTACAAATAACTCATCTCCGATAGAAAAAAGTTCAGAACCCGTATCTAATCCCAATACACCTTTGATTGATTTAGGAAATGCCCCCGATATTTACCGTTTTTATGGACGCTTGCAAGAATTAGAAACTCTAGAAACCTATATTATCCAAAATAAATATCGTCTCATCACTATTTTAGGATTAAAAGGTATGGGTAAAACGACCCTTGCTATTAAGCTTATTGAAAATATCAAATCTAACTTTAAATATATCATTTATCGAGACCTTACTTTTTGTCCAAGTTTAGATGAAACACTCACTAATATTCTTAAGTTGATAGATGCTCAAATGCCTGTTGCACAAAAGCTTGAGAGTAAACTAAATCTTTTATTAGCAACTATAAAAAAACATAAACTCTTGATTATTTTGGATGATCTACAAAATCTATTTTCCCCCAATCAACTGGCGGGAAACTATCAATCAGATTATAAAGATTATCAACGCTTTTTTAAATTAGTAGCTGAAGTTAATCATCAAAGCTGTCTTATTTTATTAAGTCAAGAAAAACCGATAGATATTACTTTTACAGAAGCCAAACATAAATTAGTTAAGGCATTAGTTTTGTCAGGTTTAAAAGAGAAAAGTATAGAAATATTTCAAGATTATCATCTTTTAGATGAGCAAAAGTGGATAGAACTAATTAACCTTTATCAAGGTAATCCTCTTTGGCTAAAATTAACATCTAGCTTGATTCAGGAATTATTTTTGGGAAAGGTTAATCAATTTCTACAGCACGAAAATCCTATTTTGGGAGAAGCTTTACGACAAGTCTTAGCTGAAGAGTTACAGCGATTAACGCAATCAGAAAAAATTATAATGACAGAGTTGGCAAAATTCAACTGTCCTGTTTACCTAAAAGAAATTCTTCATCAATCTTCTCTCCCTGTTGCAGACTCATTAAATGCAATTCATTCTCTAGTCCGAAGAGCAATGTTAACAACGGAACAAGAAAATGAAGAAATTATTTTACATCTCAACCTCGTGTTGAAAGCCTATTGTATTTCTTCTGTAGCGATTGAGTAA
- a CDS encoding Hsp70 family protein, with amino-acid sequence MVKAIGIDLGTTYCAIAFTNKYGKQEIIPNREGERITPSVVLFEDGSPIVGSIAKRSAVAMPLDTVQFVKRYMGQKNWKFISENGDEYTSEEISAFILKRLKEDAETALGEGITDAVITVPAYFNDAQRTATMDAGKIAGLNVLRIMNEPTAAALAYGINQQENNQKILVYDLGGGTFDVTIMEIVQGEIKVIATGGDKDLGGFDWDNKIMNYLNEEFKKESGIDLYDDPTLTQDLRDKAEITKKTLSSKNSTKVFLTAGGKTISVPITLEKFQEITQPELQRTETITELVLEDSKLTWKDIDKILLVGGSTRMKAVPALIEKMAGKKPSMELHPDEAVAMGAAFQAALLQIQEGTSDLVEIKDFPLVEIKDVTSHSMGVISVDQNDRKVNSIVLKRNTVIPCKFSEEFRTIQDNQREVLVQVTEGESQNAKEVTIKAEKPMKLKPYPKGSPIRVDFEYDANQMITVKVFDLTPKKPEFLGEIQIEGRSLTENQVADKQVRMSMTTVQ; translated from the coding sequence ATGGTTAAAGCTATTGGTATTGATTTAGGAACAACCTATTGTGCTATTGCTTTTACTAACAAGTATGGCAAACAGGAAATTATTCCTAATCGAGAGGGAGAGCGAATAACACCTTCGGTCGTTTTATTTGAGGATGGTTCACCTATTGTTGGAAGTATAGCTAAGCGCTCTGCTGTTGCTATGCCTCTTGATACGGTTCAATTTGTAAAGCGATACATGGGACAAAAAAATTGGAAATTTATCTCCGAGAATGGAGACGAATATACTTCTGAAGAGATTTCTGCTTTTATTCTTAAAAGATTGAAGGAAGATGCAGAAACAGCACTAGGAGAAGGTATTACAGATGCAGTGATTACCGTGCCTGCCTATTTTAATGATGCTCAACGTACAGCTACAATGGATGCTGGAAAAATTGCGGGATTGAATGTATTACGGATTATGAATGAGCCTACGGCGGCCGCATTAGCCTATGGAATTAATCAACAAGAAAATAACCAAAAAATCTTAGTTTATGATCTAGGAGGAGGGACATTTGATGTCACAATCATGGAAATTGTGCAGGGAGAAATTAAGGTCATTGCTACAGGTGGGGATAAAGATTTAGGAGGCTTTGATTGGGATAATAAAATTATGAATTACCTCAATGAAGAATTCAAGAAAGAATCGGGAATTGACCTTTATGATGACCCGACTTTAACTCAAGACTTAAGGGACAAAGCAGAAATCACCAAGAAAACTCTTTCTAGTAAAAATTCAACTAAAGTGTTTTTAACCGCAGGAGGAAAAACTATTTCTGTTCCAATCACACTGGAAAAGTTCCAGGAAATTACTCAACCTGAGCTACAAAGAACAGAAACAATCACCGAACTTGTCCTTGAAGACTCTAAATTGACCTGGAAAGATATTGATAAGATCCTTCTAGTTGGTGGGTCAACAAGAATGAAAGCAGTTCCAGCTCTCATTGAGAAAATGGCAGGAAAAAAACCTTCTATGGAGTTGCATCCAGATGAGGCTGTTGCAATGGGAGCAGCATTTCAAGCTGCGCTATTACAAATTCAAGAGGGAACTTCTGATTTAGTAGAGATAAAAGACTTCCCCTTAGTTGAAATTAAAGATGTTACTTCCCATAGCATGGGAGTTATTTCGGTAGATCAGAATGATCGTAAGGTTAATAGCATTGTTTTGAAAAGAAATACTGTTATTCCTTGTAAATTCAGTGAAGAATTTCGCACTATTCAAGATAATCAGCGCGAAGTTCTTGTGCAAGTTACTGAAGGTGAGAGTCAAAATGCCAAAGAAGTTACAATCAAAGCCGAAAAGCCGATGAAACTCAAGCCTTACCCTAAAGGCTCACCCATTCGCGTCGATTTTGAATATGATGCAAATCAAATGATTACTGTAAAAGTCTTTGATCTGACTCCTAAAAAGCCTGAATTTCTGGGTGAAATTCAAATTGAAGGGCGTTCATTGACAGAAAACCAAGTAGCAGATAAACAAGTAAGAATGAGCATGACCACTGTTCAGTAA
- a CDS encoding DUF1622 domain-containing protein has protein sequence MLEIFEQALEHLVTISKFALEAFSVICIVVGFIKTLQLAYQLNRQRTPIPSFNKIRLRFGMWLALALEFQLGADILATTIAPTLDSLGKLGLLALIRTFLNYFLSKELEAELALEKEQSKLAEEALFSSS, from the coding sequence ATGCTAGAAATATTTGAGCAAGCTCTAGAACATTTAGTTACGATTAGCAAGTTTGCTTTAGAAGCTTTTTCTGTTATTTGTATTGTCGTTGGTTTTATTAAAACCTTGCAATTAGCCTATCAATTAAATCGTCAACGTACCCCTATCCCCTCCTTTAATAAGATCCGCCTTCGGTTCGGGATGTGGTTGGCCCTCGCCCTCGAATTTCAACTCGGTGCAGACATATTAGCCACAACGATCGCACCGACCTTAGACAGTTTGGGAAAACTCGGATTACTGGCTCTGATTCGTACTTTTTTAAACTACTTCCTGAGTAAAGAACTAGAAGCCGAATTAGCACTAGAAAAAGAACAATCTAAATTAGCAGAAGAAGCTCTCTTTTCTTCGTCTTAA
- a CDS encoding arylsulfatase → MPKNKPNILIIWGDDIGQSNLSCYTGGLMGYMTPNIDRIAHEGIRFNHYYAEQSCTAGRAAFITGQSVFRTGLSKVGLPGAKLGFQAEDPTIAELLKPLGYRTGQFGKNHFGDRDEHLPTMHGFDEFFGNLYHLNAEEEPEQVDYPSPKDFPEFKGKYGPRGVLHCWADGNGGQRIENTGPLTKKRMETIDEEFLAEAKRFIRDSQKDDEPFFLWFNTSHMHFRTHIKPESRGQAGRWQSEYHDCMVDHDKQVGELVDLLDELGLAEDTIVMYSTDNGPHMNTWPDGGMTPFRNEKNSNWEGAYRVPAMVRWPGKIAPGQVYNGIVSHLDWLPTLLAAAGEPNIKEKLLKGHQVGSKTFKIHLDGYNQLDYWTGKTDTSARKEFFYFSDDGDLTGLRYDNWKIVFMEQRAAGTLRVWAEPFTPLRVPKIFNLLTDPYERADITSNTYYDWMIDRAFMLVPAQAIVGEFLATFKDYPPRQKAASFSLDNVLEKLEAGIPSA, encoded by the coding sequence ATGCCTAAAAACAAACCAAATATTCTCATTATTTGGGGAGATGATATTGGTCAAAGTAACCTCAGTTGCTATACGGGCGGCTTGATGGGTTATATGACTCCCAATATTGACCGCATTGCCCACGAAGGGATCCGCTTTAATCACTACTACGCGGAGCAGAGTTGTACGGCAGGACGGGCAGCTTTTATTACAGGTCAAAGTGTTTTTCGGACGGGCCTCAGTAAAGTCGGTTTACCTGGGGCGAAACTCGGTTTTCAAGCAGAAGATCCCACTATTGCCGAACTCTTAAAACCTCTCGGTTATCGCACGGGTCAATTTGGCAAAAATCACTTTGGCGATCGCGATGAACATTTGCCAACGATGCACGGCTTTGATGAATTTTTTGGCAATTTATATCATCTCAATGCGGAGGAAGAACCTGAGCAGGTAGATTATCCCAGCCCCAAGGATTTCCCTGAGTTCAAAGGGAAGTATGGCCCGCGTGGCGTTCTGCATTGCTGGGCTGATGGTAATGGGGGACAACGTATCGAAAATACTGGCCCCTTGACCAAAAAACGGATGGAAACCATTGATGAGGAATTCCTTGCAGAAGCCAAACGCTTTATCCGAGATTCTCAAAAGGACGATGAGCCGTTTTTTCTCTGGTTCAATACCAGCCATATGCACTTCCGCACCCATATCAAACCCGAAAGCCGAGGGCAGGCAGGACGTTGGCAAAGTGAGTACCACGATTGCATGGTTGACCACGATAAGCAGGTGGGAGAACTGGTGGATCTGCTTGATGAGTTGGGTCTGGCTGAAGATACGATTGTCATGTACAGCACGGACAATGGCCCCCACATGAATACTTGGCCAGATGGGGGGATGACTCCTTTCCGCAATGAGAAAAATTCCAATTGGGAAGGGGCCTATCGAGTGCCAGCGATGGTGCGTTGGCCTGGCAAAATTGCTCCTGGTCAAGTCTATAACGGTATTGTCAGCCATTTGGACTGGTTGCCGACCCTCTTGGCCGCCGCAGGAGAACCCAACATTAAGGAAAAACTTCTGAAGGGGCATCAAGTCGGCTCTAAAACTTTCAAAATCCATTTAGATGGTTATAACCAGTTGGATTATTGGACAGGTAAAACAGATACCAGTGCGCGTAAAGAGTTCTTTTATTTCTCTGATGATGGTGATTTAACGGGCCTACGTTACGACAACTGGAAAATCGTTTTTATGGAACAACGGGCGGCAGGTACGTTACGTGTTTGGGCTGAACCGTTTACCCCCTTACGAGTTCCGAAAATCTTTAATTTGTTGACGGATCCCTACGAACGAGCCGATATTACTTCCAATACTTATTACGATTGGATGATAGACCGAGCGTTTATGTTGGTTCCTGCCCAGGCGATCGTCGGGGAATTTTTAGCCACCTTTAAGGACTACCCACCTCGCCAAAAAGCCGCCAGTTTTAGCCTAGACAATGTGCTAGAAAAACTGGAAGCCGGGATACCGAGTGCTTAA
- a CDS encoding Hsp70 family protein has product MSEEVIVGIDLGTTFSAIAYINSYGKPEIIPNLEGERTTPSVIFFEEEDGTPIVGQVAFNQAITNPERTVRFVKRDMGNPSFRFNVDGEDYLPETLSAIILKKLKNDAEERLGKEIKKAVISVPAYFKDSQREATKQAAQIAGLEVIRIINEPTAAALAYGLDKEENQTILIYDFGGGTFDVTILRVKDREFTVLATDGDPKLGGSDIDSLLVNYLAEDFKEVHNMDLREQPHTHHELWQKAEITKKDVGLRPSVKVILSHGGNTASVNVDRDNFEDLIEDLINKTETYMEKVIKDANMDWSDIDKIILVGGSSRIPAVQKMIKRVTGKEPVKDTNPDECVALGAAIQAVVTTKETPKKSNGKKTSQEIPDLKSDKGESVDLVINEVASHSLGVRVKSSQTGKYINSIIIPRLTPIPCEKTKDYTTLEDNQTRVEFDVLQGEDEDPHSPDVDRIGKAGLRNLPPCKAGELKIDVTLKYTADGIIEVVIREQISGQVSRESIMQKSNILADDIVNASTQKLKAMDI; this is encoded by the coding sequence ATGAGTGAAGAAGTCATTGTCGGTATTGATTTAGGAACAACGTTTTCTGCGATCGCTTACATAAATAGCTATGGAAAACCTGAAATTATTCCTAATCTAGAAGGAGAAAGAACAACACCATCGGTTATCTTCTTTGAAGAAGAAGATGGTACACCCATTGTTGGTCAAGTTGCTTTTAATCAAGCAATTACTAATCCTGAGAGAACGGTTAGATTTGTTAAGCGAGATATGGGTAATCCATCGTTTCGTTTTAATGTTGACGGGGAAGATTATTTACCAGAAACGTTATCCGCTATCATTCTTAAAAAACTTAAAAATGATGCTGAAGAACGTTTAGGAAAAGAGATTAAAAAAGCAGTAATTAGTGTTCCTGCCTACTTTAAAGATTCCCAAAGAGAAGCAACAAAACAAGCTGCTCAGATTGCAGGATTAGAAGTTATTCGCATTATTAATGAACCTACTGCTGCGGCATTAGCTTATGGTTTAGATAAAGAAGAGAATCAAACAATTCTCATTTATGATTTCGGAGGTGGAACCTTTGATGTCACAATTTTAAGAGTTAAAGATCGTGAATTTACGGTTTTAGCGACTGATGGAGATCCAAAATTAGGAGGCAGTGATATAGATTCGCTGCTAGTTAATTATCTAGCTGAAGATTTTAAAGAAGTCCATAATATGGACTTAAGAGAACAACCTCATACCCATCATGAATTATGGCAAAAAGCTGAAATTACTAAAAAAGATGTTGGGTTAAGACCATCCGTAAAAGTTATTTTATCTCATGGGGGAAACACCGCCAGTGTCAACGTTGATCGAGATAATTTTGAGGATTTAATTGAAGATTTGATTAACAAGACTGAAACCTATATGGAGAAAGTCATTAAAGATGCCAATATGGATTGGTCAGACATTGATAAAATCATATTGGTAGGCGGATCTAGCCGTATTCCTGCTGTTCAAAAAATGATTAAGCGTGTAACAGGAAAAGAACCCGTCAAAGACACTAATCCTGATGAATGTGTGGCGTTGGGGGCTGCTATTCAAGCTGTTGTTACGACTAAAGAGACTCCAAAAAAATCAAATGGGAAAAAAACAAGCCAAGAAATACCAGATCTCAAATCAGATAAAGGAGAATCTGTTGATCTGGTTATCAATGAAGTGGCTTCTCATAGTTTAGGAGTTCGAGTTAAATCTTCACAAACAGGCAAATATATTAATAGTATTATTATTCCTCGGTTAACTCCAATTCCCTGTGAAAAGACTAAGGATTACACAACTTTAGAGGATAATCAAACCAGGGTTGAATTTGATGTACTTCAAGGAGAAGATGAAGATCCTCATTCCCCTGATGTGGACAGGATCGGTAAAGCAGGATTAAGAAACTTACCTCCTTGCAAAGCAGGGGAATTAAAAATTGATGTCACTCTTAAATATACGGCTGACGGCATTATTGAAGTTGTTATCCGTGAACAGATAAGTGGCCAAGTTTCTCGTGAGTCTATCATGCAAAAATCAAATATTCTAGCTGATGATATTGTTAATGCAAGTACGCAAAAACTAAAGGCAATGGATATTTAA
- a CDS encoding pentapeptide repeat-containing protein: MLIVLFFVNFLLGIMVTTQPPKRKTWYEKYQARKKQPFFRLLNRSFTFRLLLASGISLGFLALVQRFEICNQQKFVSTCLSSNLLGLISVGNVESFSIVTAAWMYILEKSKRKQQQNLEALEIVNNTQGHIYSIARIEALEILGEAGIHFDNLDLEGANLEQLAIPHVHLHLVNLSKANLINSELSYTNMQDVNLTQANLTGTRLIGANLQGVNLQGANLTNADLTNADLTQANLTDVDLSVAHLENTRLPQST; this comes from the coding sequence TTGTTAATTGTTCTTTTCTTCGTTAACTTTTTACTTGGCATAATGGTAACAACACAGCCTCCAAAACGAAAAACTTGGTATGAGAAATACCAAGCGAGAAAGAAACAACCTTTTTTTCGGTTACTGAATCGTTCTTTTACATTTCGCTTACTGCTTGCGTCGGGCATTTCTTTGGGGTTTCTTGCCCTGGTTCAACGTTTTGAAATTTGTAACCAGCAAAAGTTTGTTTCCACCTGTTTAAGTTCTAATCTTTTAGGATTAATCAGCGTGGGTAATGTAGAGTCATTTAGTATTGTAACGGCTGCCTGGATGTATATTTTAGAAAAATCTAAGCGAAAACAACAGCAAAATTTAGAAGCCCTCGAAATTGTTAATAATACCCAAGGGCATATCTACAGTATTGCTCGTATCGAAGCCCTTGAAATACTTGGAGAAGCAGGAATTCATTTTGATAATTTGGATTTAGAGGGAGCTAATTTAGAGCAACTAGCAATCCCCCATGTTCATCTCCATCTTGTTAACTTAAGTAAAGCAAATTTAATTAATAGTGAACTTTCTTATACAAATATGCAGGATGTCAATTTAACTCAGGCAAACTTGACAGGAACCAGACTCATTGGAGCTAATTTACAAGGAGTTAATTTACAAGGAGCCAATTTAACTAATGCCGACTTAACCAATGCTGATTTAACCCAAGCGAATCTGACCGATGTTGATTTAAGTGTTGCTCATTTAGAGAATACTCGTTTACCCCAGTCAACCTAG
- a CDS encoding anaerobic sulfatase maturase, which produces MENFLPPRIHVLTKPTGAICNLDCSYCFFLDKEELYPNSNFRMSDEILETYIRQLIESHKTPEVTVAWQGGEPTLMGLDFFKKAIAYQEKYRRPGMTFENTLQTNGTLLNDEWCEFFKANNYLIGLSLDGPRELHDANRVDKVGRPTFDRVMKGLRLLQKHGVEYNILTTVNRVNSQYPLEVYRFLRDEVKTSWIQFIPVVERINEDGKTLYQKGTQVSENSVLPEQFGTFLTTIFDEWVRRDVGKIFVQTFEAAVRSWLGLPTGMCFFSPTCGSGVALEHNGDLYSCDHFVEPDYLLGNIQETSMAELVGSSRQFQFGQDKLTTLPRYCQQCEVRFACHGECPKHRFTDTPDGEPGLNYLCAGYKTFFTHIDNPLKMMVNLLRQGKDATEIMPKLAAKDRAKNKPVGFGKLAR; this is translated from the coding sequence ATGGAAAACTTTCTGCCACCGCGTATTCACGTTTTAACCAAACCCACTGGTGCGATCTGTAATTTAGACTGCTCCTATTGTTTCTTCTTAGACAAAGAAGAGCTTTATCCGAATAGTAATTTTCGCATGAGTGATGAGATTTTAGAAACCTATATTCGTCAATTGATTGAAAGCCATAAAACCCCTGAAGTGACTGTGGCCTGGCAGGGGGGAGAACCGACCTTAATGGGCTTAGATTTTTTTAAAAAGGCGATCGCCTACCAAGAAAAATATCGCCGACCGGGGATGACCTTTGAAAATACCTTACAAACGAACGGAACGCTATTAAATGACGAATGGTGTGAATTTTTTAAAGCAAATAACTATCTCATTGGTTTAAGCTTAGACGGGCCGCGAGAACTCCATGATGCTAATCGCGTGGATAAAGTCGGTCGTCCGACCTTTGATCGGGTGATGAAGGGGTTACGTTTACTCCAAAAACATGGGGTTGAATATAACATTTTAACTACCGTTAATCGGGTCAATAGTCAATATCCCCTAGAGGTTTATCGTTTTCTACGCGATGAAGTGAAAACCAGTTGGATACAGTTTATTCCTGTAGTTGAACGCATCAATGAAGATGGGAAAACGCTCTATCAAAAAGGCACACAAGTTTCAGAAAATTCCGTTTTGCCCGAACAATTTGGCACTTTTTTAACAACCATTTTTGATGAATGGGTACGGCGAGATGTGGGAAAAATTTTTGTACAAACCTTTGAAGCAGCAGTCAGGAGTTGGCTCGGCCTACCAACAGGAATGTGCTTTTTTTCGCCTACCTGTGGCTCTGGAGTAGCCTTAGAACACAATGGCGATCTTTATTCCTGTGATCATTTTGTAGAGCCAGATTACTTATTAGGAAATATTCAAGAGACTTCGATGGCAGAATTAGTGGGAAGTTCGCGTCAATTTCAGTTTGGTCAAGATAAGTTAACGACCTTGCCTCGCTATTGTCAACAGTGTGAAGTGCGGTTTGCTTGTCATGGAGAATGTCCAAAACATCGGTTTACCGATACGCCTGATGGTGAGCCAGGGCTAAATTACCTTTGTGCGGGTTATAAAACCTTTTTTACTCACATTGATAACCCCTTAAAAATGATGGTAAATTTACTCCGCCAAGGTAAGGATGCCACTGAAATCATGCCAAAATTAGCGGCTAAAGATCGGGCTAAAAATAAGCCTGTAGGCTTTGGTAAATTGGCTCGGTAA
- a CDS encoding DUF202 domain-containing protein, whose amino-acid sequence MNSSPDAYKMTNELAKERNRAAAERTLMAWIRTSLSLISFGVGIDRIVAAIHSTFNTNLDSFHLSRILGLLFIIIGTLALGVAALNHRQDLKRIEHGQFTYQPRLSLGLVVAIALISVGVFAFLSILIIGG is encoded by the coding sequence ATGAATTCTTCTCCTGATGCTTATAAAATGACCAATGAATTAGCCAAAGAGCGGAACCGAGCGGCGGCCGAACGAACCCTCATGGCCTGGATTCGTACCAGTCTTTCTCTCATTAGTTTTGGTGTGGGAATTGATCGAATTGTTGCGGCTATTCATAGTACTTTTAACACCAATCTGGATTCTTTCCATCTCTCCCGAATTTTAGGTTTATTGTTTATTATTATTGGCACTTTAGCTCTTGGAGTCGCGGCTCTTAATCATCGTCAAGACTTGAAACGTATTGAGCATGGACAGTTTACCTATCAACCCCGTTTATCCCTAGGTTTAGTGGTGGCGATCGCCCTTATTTCAGTGGGTGTTTTTGCCTTTCTTAGTATCTTAATTATTGGAGGATAA
- a CDS encoding DnaJ domain-containing protein: MTFLNSSKTPGEIMKDYYKLLEIDKTASEHEIDQAIRRQTRRYLGLQNHPEQHRRQEAERVMKELAEAKTILLDANKRQQYDRDLARNPPETRQVNDNNLSQNSSELIKEAEELIADGQIPDAIVVAERATLLEPTNADAWAVSARAKAKWGETREADYEFKKAISQRRNYAPFYFDYGFFLQSTADSQKYMAVANSPDEALMKALEQFERAYSIDPQTIYLQAQGLIYTNSNTLQHKTQYKQGIEILERCVAQEPEDERYKENLGYAYLDACILGWTYVTKEGWQEAYYATERAHIDEAQLYIIKAQSLNLNDETIISSIRTRESLIVANLKRHFTGSWILAIVGGLIYSRLAIVFVPLYWFSARVTQYNINNKLLNNRSNNIVDTLFGGSTNGIYRLIVLIICGILFPVIILLNFFSNYKEDIQSKIKAKD; this comes from the coding sequence ATGACTTTCCTAAACTCAAGTAAAACCCCTGGAGAAATCATGAAAGACTACTACAAACTGTTAGAAATTGACAAAACTGCCTCAGAACACGAAATTGACCAAGCAATTCGCAGGCAAACACGGCGATATCTTGGACTGCAAAATCATCCCGAACAACATCGCAGACAAGAAGCTGAACGAGTAATGAAAGAGTTGGCAGAAGCTAAGACCATTCTGCTTGATGCTAATAAACGCCAACAGTATGATCGTGATCTCGCTCGTAATCCGCCTGAAACACGTCAAGTTAATGACAACAATTTATCTCAAAATTCAAGTGAGCTAATTAAAGAAGCAGAAGAGCTTATTGCCGATGGTCAAATTCCTGATGCAATCGTTGTTGCAGAAAGGGCAACTTTATTAGAACCAACAAATGCAGATGCATGGGCGGTTTCAGCGCGTGCTAAAGCTAAATGGGGTGAGACAAGAGAGGCAGATTATGAATTTAAAAAAGCTATTTCACAGCGTCGCAACTACGCTCCATTCTACTTTGATTATGGATTTTTCCTACAATCAACTGCTGATTCGCAAAAATATATGGCTGTTGCCAATTCACCCGATGAAGCCTTGATGAAAGCACTTGAACAATTTGAGCGCGCCTATTCAATAGATCCGCAAACAATCTATTTACAGGCTCAAGGTTTAATTTACACTAATAGTAATACTCTTCAACACAAGACTCAATATAAGCAGGGTATTGAAATTCTTGAACGTTGTGTAGCTCAAGAACCTGAAGACGAGCGGTACAAAGAAAATTTAGGATATGCGTATCTTGATGCTTGCATTCTAGGTTGGACATACGTCACTAAAGAAGGTTGGCAAGAGGCTTATTATGCAACAGAAAGAGCGCATATAGATGAAGCTCAATTATATATTATTAAAGCTCAGAGTCTTAATCTTAACGATGAAACAATTATAAGTAGTATTCGTACAAGGGAAAGTTTAATTGTAGCAAATCTTAAACGTCATTTTACAGGTAGTTGGATTTTAGCTATAGTTGGCGGCTTAATTTATTCTAGGTTAGCAATTGTTTTTGTCCCTCTGTATTGGTTCTCAGCCCGAGTTACCCAGTATAATATTAATAATAAATTACTTAATAATCGTAGTAACAACATTGTGGATACTCTCTTTGGTGGTTCAACAAATGGGATTTATCGATTGATTGTGTTAATAATCTGTGGAATTTTATTTCCAGTTATTATTTTGTTGAACTTTTTTTCAAACTATAAGGAGGATATTCAATCAAAAATCAAAGCTAAAGACTAA
- the grpE gene encoding nucleotide exchange factor GrpE, whose product MNVDQVNSDCPPTEFPVDSDQIYPDSRPTVIHSEESSPTSDAEHQILGKLTELETQLKSLNNVFEQRLTYDKDKEKAFDLLYGELEALKENSAFDSVKSLYLDLILLLDRVETIKESITDQNLSTQSDAIKGILTSVSEEVLEILFRQQIEIIQTVAGLSFDPTQQKAIQTQKTAVESENNKVFSIVRSGFRYGNRILRPEEVIIFKYHKA is encoded by the coding sequence ATGAATGTTGATCAAGTTAATTCAGACTGTCCGCCTACAGAGTTCCCTGTGGATAGCGATCAAATCTATCCAGATTCTCGGCCAACAGTGATTCACTCTGAAGAGTCATCACCGACTTCAGATGCAGAGCATCAAATTCTCGGTAAGCTCACTGAGCTTGAAACCCAGTTAAAATCATTGAACAATGTCTTTGAGCAACGCCTCACCTACGATAAGGACAAGGAAAAGGCTTTTGACTTACTTTATGGTGAACTGGAAGCACTGAAAGAGAATTCAGCGTTCGATAGTGTTAAATCTCTCTATCTTGACCTCATTCTACTACTTGACAGGGTAGAAACCATTAAGGAGAGTATCACTGATCAAAATCTTTCAACTCAGTCCGATGCAATTAAGGGAATTTTAACCTCAGTCAGTGAGGAGGTGTTAGAAATTCTTTTCCGTCAACAAATAGAAATCATACAGACGGTTGCTGGCCTCTCATTTGATCCTACTCAACAAAAAGCGATTCAAACTCAAAAAACTGCTGTTGAGTCGGAGAATAATAAGGTTTTCTCTATTGTCCGTAGTGGATTTCGCTATGGCAATCGAATTTTACGGCCAGAGGAGGTAATTATATTCAAATATCATAAGGCGTAG